TGTGTGGATTTGCTTGCTTATAATAGCATGTTACAGTCTTTGTGCAAAGGAGGAAGTGTGGAGGAAGCTTATAAGCTGTTCCGCGAGATGGGGTCTAAAGAACTTGAACCAGATGTGTTTACCTACTCGATTTTCATTCATGCTGCTTGTGATGCAAATGACATTCATTCGGCCTTTCGGGTTCTGGACAGAATGAAAAGATATGAGCTTGTGCCAAATGTGTACACTTACAATGCTATTATCAAAAGACTCTGTAAGAATGATAGGGTGGAAGAGGCTTACCTGCTACTAGATGAGATGATAGAGAGAGGTGAGAGACCAGATGTATGGAGTTACAATACCATCCTAGCTTGCCACTGCGATCATAATGAAGTCAACAAGGCTCTTAGGTTGATTTCAAGAATGGACCAAGATTCATGTTTGCCCGACCGGCATACATATAATATGGTGATCAAAATGCTAATTAGGATAGAGAGGTTTGACAGAGTCACAAAGGTTTGGGAGAGCATGGAAGAGACGGGATTTTATCCTTCAGCCTCCACATACGCTGTGATGGTCCACGGTTTTTGtaagaagaaaggaaaactagAGGATGCATGTAGATACTTTGAAATAATGGTTGATGAAGGAATACCACCATATTCTTCTACCTGTGAAATGTTGAGGAACCGACTgatagggttagggttttcagAGCAGACACACATACTTGCGGATAAGATGGAAAGAAGTACCTCTTGTAACATACAAGAGCTGTCTGATATTATGAGAGGTGAAAGGGGCGGTGCAAGACTaagaagagaaggagaaagCTCGGACGACAGTGGTGAGTAATGGCAAAGAGTTTATTATGAGATGGTGGCTGTCTCATCCTCTGTGCTCCGAGTTTGTTTGTTACAGATGACTTCAGACCTAATGGTGGCTCATATTGGCTATTACAATCATGTTCCAGTCTGTCATTCAATATGTTGAAGGTTAATGTGCTGGCATGCTATATTTCTGAGAATGAGACTGTTTACTCATAAGATTAAAATGGGACAGCGGAAATATATTTCTATTGTCTCACTGAATAAACAGCAGTTGCGGTCGATATGTTGCTCGGTTCACCCAGTGTAGAAGCCTGGTAGGAGCTTAAGTTTGTGGTGTGGTTTTCAGCGAAGTAGGAAAGCATACGGCATTGTTTTGAGACTTGAGTCCCAATCCTCCATTTTAGTAACTTTGACGTTGAATCCTTAGTAAGTTTTGGTTACAATGCCTAGAGAAGGTACAACCAGTTGGTGGTAATGTAGCGTATGTATCTCAACCTGGTTGACGAAGAGATCTGATGCTTTTGTTTTGGTGGCATATCTCATACTCCTAACTTGTAGTACCTGGAATTTCTGGCATGCGGTACTTGAAGTTTGGAAGAAACAAGGTGAACAAGCTCTTGCAATTGGAAATTACTCTTTACTGCCCTGTTGACATGCTTGCTCATGCCTCCAGTGAGGTGTGGGACCCACCAATGAATATATGGGTATGTATTTCTTGTACCCGATACACATGTAGAAGTATCCATGTCAAGTACCGGTACCCAATAAGTACCTGGTACGCGTACGCCAGGCTTTTTGAAGTACCCACTTCATAGTTTTCAGTAGAGCTTGTGTTGCATTTAGGAATCCGTGTAAACTATCTTAAATTGGTTGAGTAGAAATTATTGTTTTGGGCATTTAGTAGCAGCAATTCATTCAAGTTTGAACTTGCGCTACTACATTTTTGTGTCTTGAAGctatttttcatattttgtacTCTACTGACACTTGGAAGTTTGAAACAAGATAATGAAAAAGCTCCTGCAGTTGGTAATTCCTCTATACTCTATAGTGTTGTTGAGAATTGATAAGGTTATTGTGCCAATATCTTGCTTGGAAGTGGTCTCTAAAAAAGGCTAGGACAACCTCCCATTTATAATGGCCCGTGACTGCAAAAACTATTCATTGCCCCAGGGCCAAGGACACGTGGTGCCCCAACCCTtctctccaccacacatttgtgtTGCCCCACAaagtgtggagcccacacaaaTGTTTGATGAAAAGAGAGGTTGGGCACCATGTGTCCTTGCTCCAGGGgtactgaataatctctcccgTGACTAATAAGAGCTATGCACAAACAGTTTAATCAACCAAGCTATTCAGAAACTTTGGAATTTAGATTGTCTGAATTTGGACATGGGTCCTTTGTAATCCATTAAAATAGAATCGTGGAAAAGATGGGCTTATCAATTAATTTCCTGTGTTTAGAGTAAATAACTTTTGGTTTCACTTGGATTTTGTTCTCATTGCAATGAAAGTAACTTGGATCAGATACATAAAgcacaagaataagtaaaatgAGGTGTCTCAATATTTTGCATGGTAAGGCTTCTACTAGAACATCGTATTCAAAATGTGAGGTTAGGCCAATCTTTATGTCGTAGAAATCTACCAGACTCATTGTAGACCAAGCTCTTTATTGCTTCAGATCATTTATTGGTTGCTTGTAATGGTTTCGCGTATTGCAATGCTTAAGAGATACAGATCATTTATTGGTTGCTTGTAATGGTTTCGCGTATTACAATGCTTGAGAGATACATTTCACTACAGATAGGAAGAAGATGAATGGGGATCTTAAAGGTGAAGGGCCAGAAATACGAGGATGGAGATGAGGGAGTTGATGGTTGGGCCATCTCCTTGAAAGCAATGATGAACGTTGTAGTGCTGATGGGGCTTACGATCTGTGGTCTTTATTGGTGGGTGAAAGAAGGTAATCTTCTTCAAGGATGCTGTCTCTTTATTTACTGCATTTCAGCAATCTTGATCTTTTAGCCGCACAATCTATTTTCTGGTTGCAAAACCCTGGTCATAGAGCATTCTTTCAACCTTGGGTAGTTTTTTGTTCATTGGAACGATTTTTTCCTTAGGAATGGAATGGTCATTCCAAGGCCTCCCAGTGGAATGGCCATGCACCAAAGTTGGTGAATAATGATTGAATGTAATGTACAATGAGCCCGAATTCTCAAGGTTAAAGGACCATTCCTGTCCACTTCATTCCAGTGAAAccgctttctttttcttttatgttattttttcccGGGTTGAAATGGCATTCTATCTTTCATGCAGGTACTGGGAAGCTTAAGTTGTTTTCTCAATTGCATAGAGCTTTGCTACTCTCAGAATGAAAAGGACAAGCACATcaaatgaagttttttcttATTGTTGTTATGCAATTTACTAGCGTTTCAAGTAATAGTTTGCATACTACTCCTTTGGCAGGAGAAACCGAAGATGGGGACAATGGAAAGCACAAAGTTCTTACATCAGAGATCTTGCCACTTTGGTGGTTGCTTATGGTATTAGTATCAACCTGGTTGAGGTAACATGGAAATCAAAGCTCAAGGCTCAGGTAACCTAACTTAGTAGTACTCTGAAGTTCCTTGCATCCCAATTTGTTAATGAAATtatctattctctctctttatcCATCTCTCTGACTATGCCGCTCTACATTGTGCAGTTTCCAAGCCCAAACGAGTACTCTTCATTCATGGGTGACTTCTCAACTGCGACTGGGATAGTGACTTTCATAGTGATGTTGCTAAGCTAATGGATATTTGACAAGGATGGTTGGGGAGCCACAGCCAAGATCACACCGACTGTCTTGTTTCTTACGAGAGTTGGCTTCTTTTCTCTAATTCTGTTTGGTGATCCACTTGCACCGGCTATTGTGAAGTTTAGGATGACTCCTCTTCTAGCAGCTGTATATGTGGGCGCTATGCAGAATATTTTTTAGCAAGAGTGCAAAGTACAGCTTGTTTGATACCTGCAAAGAAATGGCCTATATTCCTTTAGATGAGGAAACAAAGGTTTGATGCTTGACTCAGTAGTCACTAGTCACTACCAATGCTTTGAAAATTATAGTTGGCACTGTGTCGTTGAGatagatttgaattttgattagtCAAGTTACAAATATGGGATGGACACTATGTTAATTACTTAACTAGCTCGAGGCACAAAAAGTTTTcatttgaaattgtttttgttCCTGTTCTTGTTTCTCATTGTTTAGGAAAAATACAATGAGGTGAGAAAACACATATCTTTTGGATAGTAATTTTGTTTCATGCGAAAATAAGTTGAACAACAAATTTCTTGTTGACCACATTAGGACTTGCCTTGTGTGGCTTTCTCCAACATTTCTTGAAAGGAAGTTTAACAGATTCAAAAAcatctttttgttgttttctggaTAATGGTTTGTGTAAGAAAATTATCTCAAGGATCGTTTTGGAAAGTAGTTTGCCAACCTAGTTTTCTGTATTTTCAGAGagtaaaaaagaacaaaacgaAAATCGATACCAAATAGGAATAATTCTGAGGTCTCACTGGATAATGCAATGTAGACTtcatttgaattttagtttagaGATTTGTTCAGTTTTCATGTTCAAGTTTCAACTAAGTCATAGTCCACATTTTCCATTTCCATTAGGTTAAAGGCAAAGCTGCCATCGATGTTGTTTGCAACCCCCTTGGGAAATCAGGAGGTGCTCTGATCCAACAGTTCATGATCCTAACTTTCGGGTCACTTGCAAACTCAACCCCTTACCTTGGTGGGATACTACTAGTGATTCTTCTTGCCTGGCTAGCGGTAGCCAAGTCGTTGGATACCCAGTTCACTACTTTGCGTGAGGAGGAAGAACTCGAGAAGGAGATGGAAAGAGCAGCCCTCAAGATCCCAGTTTTGGCTGAAAATGAAGGCGGGAATGGTTCTCTTTTGATTGGGGGGCCAGCATTGAATCCAACAGGAGGTGACTTGCCAAGTAGTTCGTCTTCTGGAACCTCAACTCCTCgaaatttatgaaaagttggtagtCATGGTTTGCAAAACAAGAGTAACGAGCTAAACGATAACGAGTTAGTATTTCTATCTGCATTGTTGGTTGTAGGATTTGATTTGCAGGCATATTAGCTGTTGTTGACGGTAggattttgttactttttgattTATAGAGAGAATCAGTATTTTTTGGTTTCTGGATTTTCCTCCAATGTTAGGCAATGATCATCCAAAACAATGCAGCCATGTTACTCATAATGTTTTGGTTTAGGATTATTAGATGCCATGAACTTATTATTCCATTGAATCCATTCTATTTGAGTTGCTGTGGAATAGATTGTATTCTAGTGAGAGTAATATTTCCAACTGTAATTTATTTATACTGGAACACGAAGGTTGAATTGGATTTTGCACCCGGCAACAGACATGCATGAACCATTTCATGATGTGTCCGGATGGTCCAAAGTCTCGATTATTAGCTCTCGATGTTCCGGTTGATATCGTAACTTCTCATAAATTTCCCATTGGTCACTTACCGAATGAACTTTGCTTATTTCTTTGATTAAAGAAATTGCACTTTGCTGCTCTGGTACTCTGGTTCAGTTTGTTCCTTAATTGCCACAATTGGATGGTGCACAGTTACTAAATGTTACTACCCCATTCACCACCTGATTTTCCTGTCAAGCATGGTATCATATTTAAGCCACCAAAGTCTCTCTTACAAACAGAGGATGCCATTTGTTTCACAACCCTTGTCAATCTTGCTTGAGCAACAAGCCTAAACCCAAGGTTCAACATTTTGAATACCATGTGAGCTTTCCTCAATACATTTATCGAATGgaccacacttttttttttttttctttcttacaaTACAGAAAGACTACTGGTGTGGCATCTAAAATATGGTCACCACATATGGTCATCATAACATAGCTCTGTTCTTTATAAACTAATAATTGGAAGTTTGGGTTTTATTGTAACCAAGTTCCTCAAAACCCAACTAGGGCTAGCTAGCTTAGTTTTCCACTATTGTACATCCTCTGTTGAGAGGTCATGGGATCAAATTTTTGTATGATACTATTTCTTTCAATGTATGATACTATTTCTTGAAATATTTTATATCgagcttgattttattttttctgaatcTCAAATAATCAATTGATTATGTTATTAATGTATACGTAACTGTTTGAATTCAATTCTTATCGAGACGTAGTAATCAAAATAATGAAGTTGAATTCCGATTTAAATTAGCCGATCAAGAACTGTTTGCTATTCTTAGAATTATGTTGATGTGACTGTAATTAATACTTTTGCATTACTGATACTCTGGATTTTGAATGAAGGAAGCAAGGTAACGACTAATGAGCACAAAAATCAAATCAGGGCTTTATGCCTGTCCTTTCTAATGTCTTCcgactttgattttttttttttgatccgctagaTATTCATTCATAATTAAAAACGCCATACGACATTTACAGATTTCAATCAaaaccacaaaagggtacaacaagAAGAACACGAAGGACTAATTGTAGCCTGAGAGCATGGACCTCTAAACACAAAATGATTTCCCTTCATAGGTGAGGATGCCACTCCAAAGAGCAAACTCCCGCTGGCACGCAGAGTTCTGGCCGCGGAAGGGCAAGCTTTAATGCCCCTTGAGTTTGATTTGGAGGCATGGTTTCATAACATTAATGTCCCTCgagtttcttgattttttttggaggtaAAGGAGAGCCGGtggtaaaacttttttttgagcagcatatattgccaaagggtAATTATGATATTAGGACGTGGGTATTCCGGCTATTAGACAAAAGGGAAATCACAGTTCACGTGGTGTAAGCTACCACGTTCACGTGGTGTAAGCTAGCTACCACCTAGAGTTCAGGATTTGGCTGTCAGAGTATTGCTAGCTGTATGCAGATAGTTCCTATATTTCCTACCATTGCTCCACATGAAAATCTTAACAGAAAGCTAGgccagagagacagagagagagagagagtgagtgacaAATTCTATTAAATACGAATATTCCATTCCAATGACATATCGTGACTTATTCTCTGGCAAGGGgaacaaaatcaattactataccaaaccaaaaacgaAAGTGACTTGAAacagaaatctctctctctctctctctctctctctctctctctccctcctccctctTATCCTACCAAACTTCAACGGCTAGAAAATTTCCCATATGGAATGAAAACCAAATCCATAGTCTGTATAATTTAGTTACACCAGACAAATTATTTGTGATCTTACTTTCCATTTCCCAAACAACCCACGTAGCATGACCAATTTCTTCTCATGAATCAGTAGTTTTCCGAGAATATTCTTGTCAATTGGGGAAAGATAGCACACTCCTACCTAGTAATTACTACATATTCTTCTCCTTAAATTAACTATCCGGAAAATGCTTTGAATACAgatgttcaaacaaaaaacttgGCTCAGATGTATTTGCATCCGTTAGATGTGTATACATCGCATGTGCACGTACCTTGTAGGAAAGTGCATGTATGAATGGTTGCGGGCACATTTTTTGTGGAACTTTGTCCACACATCTGGGTGACTGGGTCCACAATGCTCTTTACACCCCATTTGCCTATAAACACAAGTAGTACAAGTAACATGAAATCAAAACATCCTGAACCGTCCGAGACAAATGAGGAAGCTGGAATCGCCTGAACCCTACATACCACCACAATTCATGGCGGAGTGTTGGTTCGACGATGTATGCATCCTCGATATGGACTATTTCGTCAAGACCCTCTCCGGCGTTACGGCCAAGGGCGTTCGACCAGACTTGGTCGGGTCACTGATCACACACTACGCGTGTAAGTGGCTACCGGAGCTCTCTGGCGATGAATCAGCCGAAAAGAGTggtcccaccaccaccaccaccaccaattcGGAAGAGCCGTCGCCAGAGAGCACTGCAACCGCTTCGTGGATGAAGAAGAGGTTCTTCGTCGAAACACTAGTGGGAATCCTCCCTCCCGAGAAAGACTCCATCCCCTGTGACTTCCTGCTGCGGCTCCTCCGTGCCGCAAACAGGGTGGGGGTGGAC
This DNA window, taken from Rhododendron vialii isolate Sample 1 chromosome 8a, ASM3025357v1, encodes the following:
- the LOC131298784 gene encoding plastidic ATP/ADP-transporter-like; the protein is MGILKVKGQKYEDGDEGVDGWAISLKAMMNVVVLMGLTICGLYWWVKEGTGKLKLRNRRWGQWKAQSSYIRDLATLVVAYGISINLVEVTWKSKLKAQFPSPNEYSSFMGDFSTATGIVTFIVIIFFSKSAKYSLFDTCKEMAYIPLDEETKEKYNEVKGKAAIDVVCNPLGKSGGALIQQFMILTFGSLANSTPYLGGILLVILLAWLAVAKSLDTQFTTLREEEELEKEMERAALKIPVLAENEGGNGSLLIGGPALNPTGGILAVVDGEDATPKSKLPLARRVLAAEGQALMPLEFDLEESACMNGCGHIFCGTLSTHLGDWVHNALYTPFAYKHK